Proteins from a single region of Bos indicus x Bos taurus breed Angus x Brahman F1 hybrid chromosome 29, Bos_hybrid_MaternalHap_v2.0, whole genome shotgun sequence:
- the LOC113886430 gene encoding olfactory receptor 143-like, whose amino-acid sequence MNMENASSVTEFILMGLTEQPKLQLPLFFLFLLNYLVTGLGNLCLMILISLNSHLHTPMYFFLFNLSFIDLCYSSVFNPKMLMNFISKRNVISFTGCMSQLFFFCFFVGSECYVLTAMAYDRYVAICKPLLYTMAMSPQVCSLLMSGSYVMGFAGAMVHTGCMMRLIFCGSSIISHYMCDILPLLQLSCSSTYANEIVVSAVVGTVVIISSLIILISYALILFNILHIPSSKGWSKALSTCGSHITTVGLFYGFGLLTHVRPPSSSFVEQGKFFSVLYTNVVPMLNPLIYSLRNKDVKIAVKKTLKRITK is encoded by the coding sequence ATGAATATGGAAAATGCTTCCTCTGTGACTGAGTTTATCCTTATGGGATTGACAGAACAACCTAAACTCCAGTTACCcctgtttttcctgtttcttctgaaCTACCTGgtcactgggttgggaaattTATGCTTGATGATTCTAATTTCTCTAAATTCAcacctgcacacccccatgtacttttttttGTTCAATCTCTCTTTTATTGACCTCTGTTACTCATCTGTCTTTAACCCCAAAATGCTAATGAACTTTATTTCCAAGAGGAATGTCATCTCCTTTACAGGATGTATGTCTCAgctgtttttcttctgcttttttgtcGGCTCTGAGTGCTATGTGTTGACAGCCATGGCCTATGATCGCTACGTGGCCATCTGTAAGCCCTTGTTGTATACAATGGCCATGTCCCCTCAGGTGTGTTCTCTGCTGATGTCTGGTTCGTATGTGATGGGGTTTGCTGGAGCCATGGTCCACACAGGGTGTATGATGAGGCTGATCTTTTGTGGTTCCAGCATCATTAGCCATTATATGTGTGACATTCTCCCACTCCTCCAGCTCTCCTGCAGCAGCACTTATGCCAATGAGATCGTGGTTTCTGCTGTTGTGGGGACAGTTGTCATAATATCTAGCCTCATTATCTTAATTTCTTATGCTTTGATTCTTTTCAATATTCTTCATATACCATCATCTAAAGGTTGGTCTAAAGCCTTGAGCACCTGTGGGTCCCATATTACAACAGTTGGTCTATTCTATGGATTTGGGCTGCTCACTCATGTCAGGCCACCGTCTTCTAGTTTTGTAGAGCAGGGAAAATTTTTCTCAGTGCTTTACACTAATGTGGTACCCATGCTGAACCCTCTCATTTATAGCCTCAGGAACAAGGATGTCAAAATTGCTGTGAAGAAAACCTTGAAGAGAATCACAAAATGA